DNA from Sorex araneus isolate mSorAra2 chromosome 6, mSorAra2.pri, whole genome shotgun sequence:
CAGCTGGGAAGGTTCGAGTGCCCAGCGGCAGGCGTGGGTAGGCGAAGGGCTTGCGGCCTGGCCCTGCCTTTATGTTTCCCTGTTGGGCATCTCTGGGAGTCCGGGAATGAGGCATCATGGGCCGGACGCTGACTCTTGCCCTCTCTCCCCGCAGGAGGCCTGGACCTCATCTTCATGCCGGGGCTCGGCTTTGACACAGAGGGCCACAGGCTGGGGCGGGGCAAGGGCTACTACGACGCCTTCCTGCAGCGCTGCCTGGGCCAGCAGCCGGCAGCACCCTACACCCTGGCCCTGGCCTTCCGAGAGCAGGTGTGTCCTTACGTCCCAGTGGATGAGGGTGACATGCAGGTGGACGAAGTGCTGTTTGATGAGGATCCCACATCTCCCACCTGCTGACAGGCCTGATCGTGCCACCCCCAACAGACCCTCCAGTGTCACTTCGTCATGATACAGCCGTGTTGCCCTCCGCATGTGGGCTGAGGGACCAGGCATCTATGCTGTGTCGCTGGGGCCCTGCATCCCATGGAGACATGGCCAGAACAGCATCACCCCCTGGCATCTGAGGGGGCCTggcgctgagcactgcctgcaGCCAGTGCTGTGCCCTTCCCCTAGGAATGACCTGGGAATAGCCTCGGGACTcaggtcaaacctgggcctggACACCCTCACCTCCTGCCTCAACACCCTCCTGCCCAGACACCCTCACCTCCTGGACACCTTTGTCTCCTTCTGGACCTCCTACCCTCCAACCCAGTGCTCTCACCTCTTACCTGGACACCCTCACCTGCCCAAAGCCCTATTCATGGTTGCTGCCCCATGGCATTCACTCCTGGGCAGTCTGCAGCAGAAAGGGTGGGTATGTGGCTTGCAGGTTCAAACGCCATCGAGTGCAGAGCGGTGGTTCAGGGTCCAGTCCTATCCCCTGGctggacccccaccccatcaccctcGTCATGGAGTGAGAGGGCACTTGGCTGGGCCATGCAGAGGGCAGTGGCCTCCCGACATTTGCAGGGGTTGGCATCGCACAGCCCCAGGGGAGCCTGGGCTTCTGTACTAAGTGATGTCCAATTTCTTCTTTAGACATTTTCATCAGCCATGAAAAATGGTTGGTCTTTTGCTGACATTTCAGCCTCGGGAAGTCATGTGCTCTGAGAGGCACAAGCTTTGCAAGGTATTTGGAGCAGAAGAGGGGGAGGTACCCCAAGTCTGCTGTGGGGCTGGTGACTGGCTTAAGGAGGTGCTGGCCTCTCTCGCCGCCCCTGCTGAGGggtctcttccctcccctcacagGTGGAACGCACTGTCCCCTGGGACCCCAAACAATCCTGCTCTTccacccagcttccctcctcttTGGGCATCTGCAAAGAGAGGCCTATGCTGTCCTCTCCGGGGTGTAGGGGGCAGCTCAGTGCCAGCTCACCGCTGACTGCCTGATGTATTTCCCAATGGCCTCTGGGGGCCCAGCCAAGCCCCCGAGGCTCTTGTTTGAATCTGTGTATTACAAGGGTTCCTCTCAGGGTGCCACCGTGTCCCCCTCCCTTTAAGCCATCTAGACCCTCCTCCCAAGCCCAGCTAGTACCTGGGGATAGTGAACCCTGCTTGGTGACTTGTGTGGCCACTGGGCCTACAGCGCCCTGTTTGGGGCAGGTGTCCCGGCACAGAGTTCCCTGTAATCCTTGCTGCGCTTCCCAGCTCCCACCTGTCCTGGCCATAGCCTGGGAACCCCAGGAGCCAAAATGCCTCTTGTTCTGTCCATCTGTAGCCtcaggggagggagggtgctgTGCCCACGGCCCAGGTGCTGCCCGCTTGCGTCCTCCTGGTCCCTGACTGCACCTGCTTCCCGACCTCCACACTATGTGACAGCGTCTCCAGGGCACCTCGGCTGCTTGGCCTCTCCAGATCATCGTTTTTTATGTGGCATCCCCAAAAATGATGATTTGTTGTGACAAATTAAGTTTCCCTTGTTTGTTTTCAGGGCCTTATTAAATCAGGGAGGATCTATCTAGAGTAAGTGTCTCCACGACCAGAGCCATTGTGGTTTTATCAGCAGAGAAATGGTGAGGTGCGCCCTCCAGGGGAGCACAGCATCCCGACTCACTCCATGAGCAATGTCAGATGCAGCTGACTGATGGTCCTGGCCACAGTTCTAGGAGGCATGACCCTGAGGGCAGAGGAGGAGAGAACAGGGCCGACCACACTGACCTAACAGGGCGATGATCTCCCATCAGGGTGGGCACAGGGTGAGGGGTGACTTCTTGGTCCAGGCCGCATCTTGGTCAGAGGCTGCGTTACTTTTAGCATCGGCATTAGTGGCACCTCTGTCACCTGCCCTGTTTCCACACTCTGCCTTCACAGCTGCTCTGCATGAACACCAAGGGCCAGGGGGAGTGGCCAGCAGGTAGGGAAGTGTAGCCAGGCAGGGACAGtaaggtggaggagggggtgcaACAGATCAATCATGAGCTGGGACTGGTGCAGGCATGAGTCATTAGTGGGGTGCTGTGTCCTAGGGGAGTACTGCCCCTCTCCAGCTACCCCTGGGCCAAGGCCGAAAGAACCACTTGAGGCTGGTGTACTACCCCTGAGAAAAGGCAGGGTCACCCTTAGGTGCTAATGATGCAAAGAGCAATGAATGCGCTGGCTGGTGGGAGGCGGCAGTGCTGTGCCCGTGCTGCATGGACAAGGACAAGGCAGGTGGCGTCACAGTTGGCTACAGACCAGGCAAGACCATGGCGTCTGCCTATGAGACTCAGCAAGGGCACACAGGTGTGAGTGAGTGTGGAGCATGCTGTCTGTCCCCCAGGAAAAAAATAGCCCACGAGAAAAATgtatgggtcagctgtgtgactGATCAAGGAAGACACACTTTCCTGTCATTCAAGACGGAACTGAAAGAACAGAGGTCTCTTCTGCACTGGGCACAACCCAGAGCTTGGACGTGTGAAGTGTGGGCATAGGGAGCCCCCAAAATGGCACAACAGGAAGTTCAGTGCACCTGTTCCCACACCTGTGCTGCCTGGCAGAGAGGCTGGACGTAGCCACACTCAGAGTGAAGATTTCAAAGCCACAGAAGTGACAGCCATGTGGAGGGAATCGCAGGGTAAAGGAAGACACTGCGTAAAAAAATggtgcaaggggctggagcgatagcacagcgggtagggcgtttgccttgcacatggctgacacgggttcaattcccagcatcccatatggtcccctgagcaccgccaggagtaattcctgagtgcagagccaggagtaacccctgtgcatcactgggtgtgaccctaaaaaaaaaggaaaaaaaagaaatggtgcagTTAAGGTCATGTAGTGGGTATGCGCCTGGCCTGGGCCTGTGAGGGGTCACTGAGAGGAAAGCCAGCGCAACAGCCCCCCACTATGTCTCGAGTCTTTTCTCTGAAAGCAAGACAATTCTCATGTCATCTGTGTGGCAAAGGGCTTCCGTGTCATCCTGGATCTCGGGGACACAGGCAGCCTTCCCTCCCCTAACCCCACCGTGTCTGAATGCATTTTCCTTCCTGTCTGCTAATAAGTCAGCGCCTGCTCTTCTGGATTCTATTTTTACTCACTGGCACCTCTGTGGAAGCCGTTGATGTCTGTGATGTGGCGGCTTGGAAATTAGATTCAGGTGAGgcagagggaagtgtgtgagttGGTGGGGGGGGACATTgtgtccccaccccatccccagtcccTTTGCTCTTTGTGCATCCTGAGACCTCCACTTTTCTCCTCCCAAGGCCACCAATGAGAAAACCCCAGTCTTCCCCAGAACATGTATCTGGCACTGTGTGCTTCCTACTTTCTCCTGGCCTCTGACACCCGGGCCCTCAGAGAGTAGTTGTATTTGATGGAAGAGCTTTGCCAGGTGCCTGCagctcctggcctggcctggagGAACCTCATCCGCTACAAGAAGGATGTCTAGTTCCCACTGAGGCTGCTCTGGATGCGGCCTCGGGAGCATCCCCAGCATGGATTCCAAATTCCTATCCCCTGCATTCCCCATTGGACAACCCTGACGCATGTCTCCCTGTGtcccctggggagggacagccctgccctggaggggctcagaccCTGAGCAGGTGAGTTGTGTGCAACCCTCTGCTACCCCCTTTCTGGTCCTGAGTTTCCTGGTCAGATAAGGTCAGATGTGGCAGATGAGAAAGGAACTGggactcctggggtgctcagttGGCCCACTCCGAGGCCTCCCTACCCTGGGCCCCCCTGATTTCTCTGGGCCTCTggcacagagacagtacagtccAGCTCATTCTTGGAGGTGGGGCTCGGCGCTGTTCCAGTGGTAAAGTCGCAACTGATGGCACGTTGGCATGCTGCAGCCCTGTCCTCCTCTGTACGGGAACAGACAGTGGACACAAGACGCCCATAAGCGCAAACATGTGGGCTGCGTGTCCAGGGAGAGGCGTGTCTCACTACTGACGGTCACCTATGCCTGATGCAGCATGAGACCCAGGAGAAGGAAGTTTCAGTGTCTTAAATGTGGCTCAGCAGGGCGAGCATGCGGAGGAAAGGATGAGTTTCTGTCTCGAAATTAAGAACTCCTGCAGCCAGCacagtagcacagcaggcagcACATCCTGTCCCCGAGCCCGGCCATGAGGGCTGGTGCCTGCAGCTTAGCTCCTCAGTGCCCAGGACAAAGACCCCACGGCAAGGAATCAACCACTTTCTAAGTTTATTGTCGGTTATATGTGGAGAGGCAGATTTTACATGAGCGCTTCAAACCAACCTTGTACATTCACCAAATGTGACTAGAGCCATTTGAAAACAAGGTCTAGAAATGTGCTTAGTTCTTGGTTTTATATAACATTGgccaagcaccaggagtgagctgaGACGGACGCATCAGACCCGGAGCCCCAGTCTCTCCTGAActgccctcccacacccctcacTCATAAGGCATAAGTAAGTGTGTTGTGTCTCTCAGTTACTTGAATAAATATTGAGACCCCATCGCACATTATGCCAGCAGTGACAAACCCCTTTAGAAATAGACCCCAGGCTCACATAGTCATGACAGGGTCCTCAGGACCCCCCAGGCATCCAGTTTTGTAACAGGGTCCTTGTGACTGACCAGGACAACCAGAACGTTCGCTCAGGCTGTGCAATACTGGAAGCAGATGAGGCCATGGTGTTCCGAGTTTCTGAACCACCTGCTGGACACTTTCTGGGCAGTATTCTCTGTCCCAAGTCCAGGGGCTCCATCACCTTCTCTGGGGTATCTGTAAACACGACCGGCCCGCTGTGGTTTTGAGGGGAGCATTCAGTAGTGATCAGTCAGGCCTCCAGGTGCCGCTATGCCCTGGCACTGACTACCTGCCATGGGCAGGCAGTGGACAGAGAAGGGTTTGCTCCAGGCAACAAGGAGGTATAAGGTGGATACCCGGAAGCTAAAGGTGGGgattttttgcttttctgagcGCTGTCCAAAGTGGATTGAGATGGatggaaagaggagggaaggaaaatgatTTGCCACAAGCTCGGGACAGCTCCTGAGTCCTGAGGACAGAATCTTGACTGCAGGGCCAGGCTGCTGCCTGAACATGGGAATGAGGTGGTTCGGGCACGTGGTGATGCAGGCTCAGACCCAGGAAATGGCCCTTGCAGAGACCATgctgggatgggggcagggggatctgtatcctccctctccctgtctgggTGGCTGTGTCCCTCCCCAGCTGACTAGCACTGCCCCACGGATGGCCAGAGAGACTAGAGAGGCAGTTAGAGGGCGTGGATGGAGGCATGGCAGAATGGGGGCCATACCCCAGGGCCACCTTCAGGGAGCAGCTACCCCACACACAGCACCAGGAAAGGAAGAGCTGGATGTCAGCAGCAGCCACACCACACAGCTATTCACTTGGGCACCCCCAAATTGTGCTGACCCCGACTCAAGGACGTGGCTCTGCTGGCCTTTGGTTGCTCTAAGGCTGCTTCCCTGGGCCCTGCCGCCCCAGCTGGCCTCACATTGCCGTCCCCAGCAGATCCCAGGGGCAGGGAAGACTCGGCCTCAGGAGGTGGAGTGACTTCGGGAATCCAGGGGACACTGCAGCGCCTTCAGAGAGACAAGACGGAGCCCAGCTGGCCaaacagacagacggacagacgcacagatgtggttcagtggggctgttttgtcttttttttttttctttttgctctgctGACCAGTATTGGAAAGCCAGTGTCAGTAATGGGGGAGCTGAGACCCCCCcataggaccctgccagggctgaGGAGCTGCGAACAGCCCCCGGAATAAGGGAGGTGGGGGCCCCACACTCCTGAGAACCTCAGCGTTAAGTTCTCATCTCTGTTCTTGAGGTATGAGCCCCAAACACACAAAGTCCCAGAGAGGGTTGGGGAGACACCCACTCCCTCAGGGCCCGAAGCCTGGGGTTTCTCCCCTGACCCCCCACTCCCAGATGGGGACAGGCTCTGAGTGGACACGgcagctcagccctgccctgcacaGGGGGGCGTGCAGAAAGTTCCACGGTGGCCCATGAAGATGGTGTCAGATGGGCCAGAATCAGTGTTTTAGCCCTTGATAGGCCCCTCAGTGCCCCGGGCCTGGGACGTGCCGGTCACCCACTTCTTCCCGCCGAGACTGTGTCGCCCTGCCTGCTCATGACTTCATGGTGCAGAGGGGTACGACGATGACCAGCAGCACAGTGCAGGTGGCCGCGGTGATGAGGGCCGCCAGCTTGCAACCCCTGGCGCGCCGGAACTCAGCCTCCTTGTGCTTCAGCAGCGAGTCGTAGCCAGGCGTGTGGAGCCCCTCCATCCAGTAATCCAGGTTGTTGGGGTTCAGGGACTCCTGTGTCTGAGGGCCGAGGGTAGCATCAAGGAGGTCCTCCCCGTCCCCGCCCAGGCGTGAGTCCCACATGCCTCCACCCCTACAGACACAAGAGCCTTTCCAAGATCCCCACGGCTCTGTCTGACTGTCCCGGTGGACTAGGTCCCCGCACCCTCCAGATGCAGGTGACACCCCAGCACTATCAGTGTGGACAGAGCCGGCTGCTGCCCTCCTGGACCTTTTCCTGTGTCCGCCTTCCTGGGGCCTCCCACAGCCCCGCAGACATGCCTCCAGGGACCCACATGTCCCTCTGCTCCCTGAGGGGAGGCCAGCAGATGCCCTCTCAGCCACCACCTCATCCTGGACAGCCCGGGGCCtctggagcagggggtggggggctgctgtgggggatggtggtgctgggggtggtctctgggtttgggggctggggacccACCTGAGCGCTTACCTGCAGGTCCAGTGCAGCCAGTTTGCCTTTGGCACCCATGCTGCGGACATGCTCCTCCAGGGCCCAGGGGGGCTGCCGCTTCACCTCGGCCAGCCGCATGTTGGCATACAATGAGCCGCCCTTGGTGGGGCCCCGGAGCGAGGCGGGGTGCGCATGGGGGCTGAAAACCTGCTCCACCAGGAAGCCAGTGCGGGGGGCGTCGTGCTGCCGGTCGGTCTGTGCAGGAGAGGGTACGAGTGTGGGCCCCTGGACTGCCGTGTCTCCAACCCCAGACAGACCCCATGTCCAGGCCTGGACACTGTCCACCATAGACATGCGAATGCCTCCCAAAGAGGATGGACCCAAGACTGAGGAAAAGCCTCTACCGGCTTTTACccgagggtgggggctgggggcccagcaAGTCTCCGGGAGCCCCAGAGCACttctgggggggtgaggggacactGTCCACAGAGAAACAGTGCCACCCTACACATGCATGCGGGACCTGCCCAAAGTGCCTGCTGGGGGCACAAGGTATCCTGGGTTCCTGGGGTACCTCTCCCTGACACTGCACCCCACATTGCATCCCTCTGGGGCAGCCCAAGAGCTCCCCAGCTCCCGAGAGGAGCTCAGGGAGACCCTCCTGTTCTCTCTGGCACACGTGGGGGAGCCCTGCCTGTGCCCTTGCTCCCCACAGAAACCTCATGCATGACAGGAGACCAGCCAGTCGGACTTTCCAGGGCCTCGTGAAGCCCCTACAACGGCCTTACCTCCTTGGACTTGCGATGCCAGTCTTtgccctcagccccacccaggcccccacGGCCAGCGTGGGTGGCATGGGTGACAGGGCGCCAGCCCCGCGGCGAGTTGGAGATGCTAGCGATCTTCGACTCAGTGGCACTGTTCTCCGTCAGGGACCTGGAGGAGGGCCGGGCCAGCAGGCTCCGCTTGAGGGCTGCCACGTGCAAGCTGGTGCTGTGGCCACTGCTGCCCTCGGAGCAGCCCCAGTCGGCAGCCGTGTCCTCCCGGGCAGGCGTGTGGGTGTGGGGCAGCTGGGCCGAGTCGCTCCCCTCGTCCTCTGACAGGTCCAGTGGAGCGCGGCCCGCCGGCTCCACGGGCTGCCGCATCTTCTGGTCCAGCTTGTTGAGCTTGCCTAGGACCTGGGAGATCTCCTCGCGCACGCCCAGCAGCGACTCCAGCCTGCGCTCGATATCCCCGATCCGCAGCAGCAGCCGGCACACGCTGCTCCTCAGCTCCTCCTCCGAGTGGCCCTGGCCCCCGGCGGGGCTGTCACTGTCGGACTTGGGCAGCTGGGACAGGGACCCCAGGCTGTTGTGGCAGGATGAGGGCAGGATGCCTGAGGAGCCGCAGATGCTCATGTCGTCCAGGAAGCGGAAGATGTCACTGATGTCGTCGCTGATGGCCTCAGACTCCTCCGACCGCTTCCGGCCCTGCCTGTCGCTGGACCTGGCGGTGCCCCTGGGCTCCGGTGCCAGCGGCTCCGTCTGGGTGCTCACGCTGCTGGTGTCGGTGCTCAGCTGCCTGCTGCCGCAGCCTGGCCTGTCCTCCTGGAAAGCCTTGGCTGGCTCGGCGTTCTCCAAGTTCATAGGAGAAGGGCTCCCCCCAGGCGTGGCCACGTACAGGACAGGCTCTGAGTCCTTGGGTGCCAGGAAAGCCTGACGCCTATCCCGGGTGGGGAACATGGGGCTCTGGGTGCCAGGACTGGGGTATCGCCGCTTCTTCTCCTCGGGGCGCTCTCTGCTGAAGAAGGAGCACTCGAAGTCAGGCACTTCGTCTGTATTGAGGCTCCAGCTCTTGGCCGGCCAGGGGCTGGGTCTTCCAGGCCTTCCGGGGCAGCGCCGCGGTTCCGCTGCCCCAGGCACAGGCGAGGGGCCGAAGTAGGTGGAAGCCTGCAGGTCGTCCAGGCTCTCATGCTTGACCCGTCGCTGGTCGTACCTGCCAGGGTCCAGGCCGGGGCTACTGCACGGCAGCTCAAAGCTGTGGGTGAAGACGGGGCTCCTGGGCGGTTCCTTCCGCCTTGGGGATGCCCCGCGCTCTGTCCCGGCCTGCTGGGGGCCCATGGGCACCAGCAGGTGGAAGTTCTCACTGGAGATACCGCATCTCTGCTCGCGGGCAGGCACCAGCAGGGGCCGGTCAGTGGGCAGGAAGGTGTCACTgctggccaggctggggggcagTGGCTCTGTGTCCGAGAGCAGCTCGCTGTCCAGGTTCATGGGGAAGTAGGTTCTCTGCATCTCGCAGGGCCGTGGGACGCCCACACCAAAAGGGCCCAGGCGCTGCAGGCGGTCCAGAGATGCCGTGCGGCTCTTGCTGGCCTCGCCCACCCCCAGCAGGAAGTCGGGCTGCAAGGGGGGCAGGAACTCGGGGCTCTCCCTGCTCTCGCGCCGCCCAGCTGGGTATCCTGGGCCAAAGGGCTGTTGGCGGAGCTGGCAGTCCAGGGGCCCACACTCAGCCTCGCCGCCCGCCTCTTCCCggcacccccctgcccccggcagcTTCTCCTTGGCAGTGCTGCCACTCATCTGGATGAGGTTGAACATGGTTACCACGTCAGCAGCCACCATGATCTTCTTGGACTGCGAGTTGTCTGCGGGACACTTCACCTTGTCCTTGAACAGCGTGGCCGGGAAGCCGGGGTCCAGGCAGGCGGTATGGAAGAGCAGGTTCCGGAGCCTGGAGAGCTGTGGCAGATCCAGGCGGGCACAAAGTGACTGGCAGAGGTCCTGGTAGGATGTCGCGGGCCGTGTGCTGGCCAGCTCCTCCAGAACCTTCACCAGAACCAGCGGGGGTTCCCGGGGGGCCTCCATGGCTCAGGACCTGGAAGACAGCATCAGGATGAGGGGGATGGTCAGCGCCCTGCAGAGCCACGTGTCCCagaaaggccagggaaaatgaTGGGGGGGCCTGGCGAGTCAGTTGGGGCTATGCTCAGGCTCTGCCgaagacccgggttccatccctggccctgcacagtGCCCTGAGAGCCACTGTGGGCCCCTGTGAAAAATCACCCATGACAGTAGTTTTGCAAAAAGACGTTCATTGAGGTGGGTCATCCTTCACCCAAAGAGTGAAGCAGATTTGTTAAGTGATTTCCCACCTGAGCCTGCTGAACGTGGAGCCACAGGAAAAAGCTGGAAATTGGGTCGGCAGGGGAATGCCCCCAGAGGGGCCAGAGTCATGGAAAGGGCAGCTGCAGCCAAGCTGCTGTGGGCAGCTGGGTAAAAAACAGAGAGACCCATCCCCTGTCCCCACAGACAGCACAAAACCATGAGAcccgccccctgcacccacctcctgccccctcggGCAGCACAGAATCAGGCACCCACCCTCTGACGTATCTTGCCCGAGTCCAGTGAATTTGGGTGAGGCTGGGACTCTAGGCGCCCAGAGACATAGTTCACCCTCCCAGGCAGCCTTCCCTGCTAAACTGCCGCCCTTCTGCTCTGCAACACCAAGACTCAAGTGTGGGGGCAGCGTGAGAAAGCCCCGGAAGCTTCAGGACTGAGGTGGGACAGACGTCCCCACCCAGAGGGCACCGAGGCTTCTAGAAGCTGGTAAGTCACCAAGGTCGCatctagagaaaaagaaaaaaaggcttcGGTCCTGGAACCGCCAGAGTCAGAGCTGGCTCCCCGTCCCAGTGCTCCTGGTCCTCAGTCACTCAGGAGCACTCTTGTCCTCTCCCTTCCTGGCCCTTGGCATTGGCTTCCGGGCTCCAAGCCTTTCCACACCTCCTAGGACCACCAGCCCCTGCTCACGGGTCATTCCAGGGTCCTCTGCAGGCGCCCGGCATGGAGAATGGATCTCGCTTGGCGCTTTCTGCAGCGCCCCCAGCCCTTCTCTTCTTCCGGCGGTGCCGCCTCGGTCCTGGCCTCCGGCATCCTGCAGGCGGCCCCCTCGGCCAGAGGCGGGGTGCATACCCCTTTGTGCGTGCCCCAGCAGCAGCGTCGCCGCGTTTGGGGGTCCCCTTCCCCTTAGTGTCAGTCCTCAACGGGCTCCTGCTGAGCAGGTgcgcggggcccggcgggcgCGCGTGCTGAGAGCACCCAGGGGCTCTCCACGGGGGCAGCCGGGTGCCCACACAGCCCCCGAATTTAACCCTCGAAACGTCTTTTCCGGAGAATCGGATTTTCAGCTGTGGAAACTTCCCCCAAACTGCAGGCGCGCCCCTCCGAAGACCCCCGGCCGGgctcagctccccaccccgcgGCCACCAAGGGCCGCAGTGGCCCCGCGGACTCAGGCAgtggcccccgccccggcccccccctcccctccagggcccagggctgcacTCACCTGCGCGCGCCCCCCTTTGTGTCCGGCCGCGCCGCGTCCCCCGCGGCCCGCACTGAAGGTGACCGCGGCGCgcggccccgcagccccgggccccgccgggcCGCGCCGGCCACTTCGCTCATTGATTTTCCCTCTTGGCCCGGCCGGGCGTCAGGGGCCCAGATTGGAGCGATGGGCCGCCACGTGACCGCCCTCCCCGGGCGCGCACACACCGGCGGGCGGGACCCTCCGGGCGGACCCTCTCGGAGCCGACCCTCTGGTGGACTCTCTCCAGGTGGCCCCTCCCCGGGCGCGCGGCCCCTCCGGGCGGCCCCTTTCCAGGTGGTCCCTCCCCGGGCGCGCGGCCTCTCCGGGTGACCCTCCCCGGGCGCGCGGCCCCTCCGGGTGGACCCTCTCCGGGGGCGATGTCCACGCCCATGGGATAGCACAGCCGGCCGCCGGCGATGCCCTCCCGCAAGGCGGGAGGAAGCGACAGGGTTAAGAGTGGCGGGGGCCGATGGCAACCAGTGTTTGCCAGTAGCTGAGTGCCGCCTCTGTCTGGCCTGAGAACAGTCTGTGCCTAgcggcccccgcccctccccacacaaGGCCCTTAGCCCAGCCCCCAGAAGT
Protein-coding regions in this window:
- the MINAR1 gene encoding major intrinsically disordered Notch2-binding receptor 1 — encoded protein: MEAPREPPLVLVKVLEELASTRPATSYQDLCQSLCARLDLPQLSRLRNLLFHTACLDPGFPATLFKDKVKCPADNSQSKKIMVAADVVTMFNLIQMSGSTAKEKLPGAGGCREEAGGEAECGPLDCQLRQQPFGPGYPAGRRESRESPEFLPPLQPDFLLGVGEASKSRTASLDRLQRLGPFGVGVPRPCEMQRTYFPMNLDSELLSDTEPLPPSLASSDTFLPTDRPLLVPAREQRCGISSENFHLLVPMGPQQAGTERGASPRRKEPPRSPVFTHSFELPCSSPGLDPGRYDQRRVKHESLDDLQASTYFGPSPVPGAAEPRRCPGRPGRPSPWPAKSWSLNTDEVPDFECSFFSRERPEEKKRRYPSPGTQSPMFPTRDRRQAFLAPKDSEPVLYVATPGGSPSPMNLENAEPAKAFQEDRPGCGSRQLSTDTSSVSTQTEPLAPEPRGTARSSDRQGRKRSEESEAISDDISDIFRFLDDMSICGSSGILPSSCHNSLGSLSQLPKSDSDSPAGGQGHSEEELRSSVCRLLLRIGDIERRLESLLGVREEISQVLGKLNKLDQKMRQPVEPAGRAPLDLSEDEGSDSAQLPHTHTPAREDTAADWGCSEGSSGHSTSLHVAALKRSLLARPSSRSLTENSATESKIASISNSPRGWRPVTHATHAGRGGLGGAEGKDWHRKSKETDRQHDAPRTGFLVEQVFSPHAHPASLRGPTKGGSLYANMRLAEVKRQPPWALEEHVRSMGAKGKLAALDLQTQESLNPNNLDYWMEGLHTPGYDSLLKHKEAEFRRARGCKLAALITAATCTVLLVIVVPLCTMKS